The Ichthyobacterium seriolicida sequence ATGCTCAAAGTAATGGTATATGCCTACATGGATAACACCTATTCTTCAAGAAAAATTGAGAAAGCAATGCGTGAAAACATCATTTACATGTGGCTTTCAGCTCAACAGGTAGTAGATCACAATACCATTGCTCGATTCCGTAGTAAAAAACTCAAGACCATTTTTAAAGATATTTTCAAACAAGTGGTCTTGTTATTGGCAGATGAAGGTTTGTTAACCCTCAAAGAAGTCTTTACAGATGGGACTAAAATTGAATCCATGGCTGGACGTTATACTTTTGTTTGGGGTAATGCGATTAAGACTCGTAAAGAGAAAATGTCCGAGCAACTGGAAAATATGTGGCAGTATGCTCAGAGTATCGCAGATGAAGAAGATCTAGATCCTACCCCTCAAGATTTTAGCAAGATCGATAAAGAGAAGGTAGAAAAAACGGCTACTAAAATCAATAAGATACTCAAAGGTAATACCAAAGCAAGCAGTAAAGCCAAAGCTAAGGCACGCTATATGGAAAAGAATTTCCCAATCAATCTTGAAAAGTATCAACAACAAGAACAAATACTATCAGGTCGTAACAGTTATAGTAAAACAGATCCTGACGCTACCTTTATGCGCATGAAAGAAGATCATATGCTCAATGGTCAATTAAAGCCAGGGTATAATGTTCAAATTAGTACAGAATCACAGTTTATCATACACTACAGTCTACATCAAAATACAAATGACATCCATACATTAAAACCTCATTTACAGTCTTACGAGAAACTATATCAATCACTTCCCAAATACCTTAGTGCTGATGCTGGTTATGGGAGTGAAGAAAATTACCAATACCTAGAAGATGTTGAAATAAGTGGATATGTTAAGTATAACACTTTTGATAAAGAGCAACAGACTTATAAGTATAATCGAAAGAAAAGCCCTAATGTTGACTTTCATAGAGATAATCTTCATTATAATGAACAAGAGGATTACTATGTGTGTCCTATGGGCCAAAGAATGGGGAAAATCTATGACCGAAAGAATACAACAAAGTCAGGTTACAACCAAACTTCCAGCGTATATCAAGCACAAAATTGTCAGGGTTGTTCACTACGAGGGCTTTGCCATAAATCAAAGTACAATAGGAAGATAGAACGTAATCATCATCTTGAAAGGCATAAGAATATAATGCGTAATAGGCTCAAGAGTAATGAAGGTCAAAATAGACGTAAAAAAAGAACAGTAGATGTAGAACCTGTCTTCGGACATATCAAATCAAACCGAAATTTCAAGAGATTTACACATAAAGGGATGAAAAAAGCAGAATTAGAGTTTGGATTACATGCTTTAGCACACAATCTTCGAAAAAAGGTATCATAAAAAGGAACTTCCTTTTAAAAGGAAAGTAAAATATAGCGCTACATACCAAAAATTAAAAAACCGCCTCATTTCATTAATGAGACGGCTTCTTCTTATTGTAAATATTAGATTCTTAAATCTTATTAAGATGATGCATTCTTAAATGTCAACTTATAGTAAGTAGCTGTTTCTCCATCCTGAGCTACTACCCTAAACTGTATTCCTTTATCAACATCTGTTGGAGTAAACCCAGCAGAGGTTGAAGGATCTGTTACAGGGTGATTACTTACATCATCAGTGAATTCACTGGTATTAGTCACATCTATAAAAGCTCCATCTGGAAGTGTTAAAACATCTACTTTGAATTTCCAGTTACTTGATGAGGATATATCTTCATTAGCCAACTCCTCATTTTTAGTCATTGTAAGTGCATATGGAGAAGCTTTAGTTCCACTACCACCACTTCCCTTTTTAGGATACATTGGACTTGCAGTTCCGCCACCAGTTTTTATTTTATTATTAATTGTATCTGTCGTTGCATTATGAGTAAACCCAAGCGCAGTAACTTTATTATTAGCGACAGTTAAAGCTGACTCTCTAGATTTATTATCTGAGAATTTAACAACTATAGTATATTTTTTTACTCTAGGGGTGTCAGTAGCATTAGTTCCAGCTTTAGAGAATATCATTTCTTTTTTGAAAGGAGCATTTGTTAATTTAGCTTTAGTAAGCTCTGTTGTAGGTATTTCAAAAGTAATATCCGTAGTAGTGCCTTTGATAGTAGTCTCCCCTAATTTAATACCCTCAACAGCAGATTTAAAAGTAATAGTAGCCGTAGCTGTAGCCTTATCTGTTAAGTCTATAAATTGCGAGTTATACGGGAGTTTGATATTAATGATACTATCTCCTACTATATCTGCAGGAACAGTTGTAAACTCAGTTGGATAACCGTTAGTAGTAGCGGTTGAATCAACAGAAGCTAATTTATTTCTAGCAGGAGTTTTAGTGATAAAAAGCTTTTCGTAGAACTCAGAGACATTATTTTCTTTTAGATTTTTAGCTTTCTCAAATTTCACAGAAGTTACTACTAATTCTAAAGCTTTTGAGTTTTGATCTGCCTTAGGGTCTTCAGATGGTTTATTACAAGAAAATACGACTAATCCAAGGGTTAGTAGTGATAAAAGGTTTTTAAATATTTTCATTTTAATTCAAAAAAAAGGTTAAAAAAATAAATGTCAACGACCTAAATGAATAATTAAGCCATTCCTTAAAATGGACACTAAGGTAGTAGCTTTTTTTAATTGAGAGTTTTTTATTTTTCGCAGAGCCTTAGAAATAAAGCGTAAAAAAACTTTTGTTGTTGGTTGTAGTCCC is a genomic window containing:
- a CDS encoding IS1182 family transposase, which translates into the protein MNTNFRDYNQGQNWLYPPSIEELIPADHPVRVVNGVIEQLNLNLLISEYSKEGKPSYHPKMMLKVMVYAYMDNTYSSRKIEKAMRENIIYMWLSAQQVVDHNTIARFRSKKLKTIFKDIFKQVVLLLADEGLLTLKEVFTDGTKIESMAGRYTFVWGNAIKTRKEKMSEQLENMWQYAQSIADEEDLDPTPQDFSKIDKEKVEKTATKINKILKGNTKASSKAKAKARYMEKNFPINLEKYQQQEQILSGRNSYSKTDPDATFMRMKEDHMLNGQLKPGYNVQISTESQFIIHYSLHQNTNDIHTLKPHLQSYEKLYQSLPKYLSADAGYGSEENYQYLEDVEISGYVKYNTFDKEQQTYKYNRKKSPNVDFHRDNLHYNEQEDYYVCPMGQRMGKIYDRKNTTKSGYNQTSSVYQAQNCQGCSLRGLCHKSKYNRKIERNHHLERHKNIMRNRLKSNEGQNRRKKRTVDVEPVFGHIKSNRNFKRFTHKGMKKAELEFGLHALAHNLRKKVS